The DNA region AGGCCGTGCGCTCCTCGGGCAAGGACGTGGAGACGTGGGGCGAGGAGGCGGGCTGGGATGTGGCGCCACTCCTCGACGACCCGGGGGAGATCTGGGGGCTGAACGGGGAGGCGCTGCGGGAGATCGCCGAAGCGGCCGGTGTGGACTGGCGCGCGGTTCTGCCGGACTGACCGGCGGGGGCATGGGCTCGATTCCGCCTTCTCCATCCGTCCCGCAGGCAGTACCCTCCCCGACTCATGGGGGTCTGCCCGTCCTGCAAGCGCGACGTCGCGTCACCCGGGAAGTTCTGCCCCCAGTGCGGAGCCCCGTGGATCGCGGATGCCCGTCAGGCCGCGGTCCTCGCGGGCGAGACAGTGGACGCTCCCCATGATGCCAGACCGCCTTCGTCGCACCCGTCCTCCTCTTCCCTCCACGGCCGCTTCGACCCCGGCACCCGCCTGGGCACGCGCTACCGCATCGTCGGACTCCTCGGCCGCGGGGGCATGGGGGAGGTCTATCGCGCCGACGACCTCGAGCTGAATCAATCCGTCGCGCTCAAGTTCCTCCCCGAGCGCGTCGCGCGGAACGCCGCCGATCTCGCGCGGCTCCGCAGCGAAGTCCGCACCGCGCGCCAGATCTCCCATCCGAACGTCTGCCGCACCTACGACATCGCGGAAGCCGGCGACCAGGTCTTCGTCGTCATGGAGTACGTCGACGGCGAGGATCTCGCCTCCGTGCTCCGCCGCCTGGGCCGCCCGTCGCCGGACAAGGCGCTCGAGATCGCGCGACAGCTCTGCCTCGGGCTCGGCGCCGCGCACGAGAACGGCGTGCTCCACCGCGACCTCAAGCCCGCGAACATCATGATCGACGGCCGCGGCCGGGTTCGGATTACCGACTTCGGCCTGGCGGGGACCGCGGAGGAGATCGCGGCGGAGGGCGCGGTCGCGGGGACGCCAGCCTACATGGCGCCCGAGCAGCTCCGCTCCGGCGGCGGCTCGCAGCAGAGCGACATCTACTCGCTGGGGCTCGTGCTCTACGAGATCTTCACCGGGAAGCGGGTCTCGGACATGACGCCCCGGCCGGATCCCTCGCGCCGCGGCGCTGCGGATTCGTCCGTGATCACGCCGTCCTCGATCGTCGGCGACATCGATCCCGCCGTGGAGCGCGT from Candidatus Eisenbacteria bacterium includes:
- a CDS encoding serine/threonine-protein kinase, with product MGVCPSCKRDVASPGKFCPQCGAPWIADARQAAVLAGETVDAPHDARPPSSHPSSSSLHGRFDPGTRLGTRYRIVGLLGRGGMGEVYRADDLELNQSVALKFLPERVARNAADLARLRSEVRTARQISHPNVCRTYDIAEAGDQVFVVMEYVDGEDLASVLRRLGRPSPDKALEIARQLCLGLGAAHENGVLHRDLKPANIMIDGRGRVRITDFGLAGTAEEIAAEGAVAGTPAYMAPEQLRSGGGSQQSDIYSLGLVLYEIFTGKRVSDMTPRPDPSRRGAADSSVITPSSIVGDIDPAVERVILRCLEHDPARRPQSAYAVYGALPGGAPLAAAVAAGETPSPELVANAGVEGSVRPLHAGIAVAVALAGF